A region of the Streptomyces sp. NBC_00442 genome:
CGTCCCCGACGAGCGCTACGAGCCCGACCTCGGCCCGGAGGCCGACCTCGACGAGCTGCGCGAGCGCTTCGCCCGTCTCCTTGAACCCATCGACGTGTACTCCGAGGTCTTCGACCCCTACGAGCCGCGCAAGGCCCCGGTGCCGTGCCGGATCTCCGACGACCTCGCCGACGTCGTCACGGACCTGCGCCACGGCCTGGCCCACTACCGCGCGGGCCGCACCTCCGAGGCATTGTGGTGGTGGCAGTTCTCGTACTTCTCCAACTGGGGTTCGACGGCCTCCGCCGCCCTGCGCGCCCTCCAGTCGCTCGTCGCCCACGTCCGCCTCAACCAGCCGCTCGCGGAGCTGGACGGTCTGGACACC
Encoded here:
- a CDS encoding DUF5063 domain-containing protein; amino-acid sequence: MSDATLHATTQDPDSFAVQIADQVESFIVAVTEVAKGDEPDSAVPFLLLEVSQLLLAGGRLGAHEDIVPDERYEPDLGPEADLDELRERFARLLEPIDVYSEVFDPYEPRKAPVPCRISDDLADVVTDLRHGLAHYRAGRTSEALWWWQFSYFSNWGSTASAALRALQSLVAHVRLNQPLAELDGLDTDEELTEDALEEAAGRVMAQELAGPLGLGDVK